The Aythya fuligula isolate bAytFul2 chromosome 7, bAytFul2.pri, whole genome shotgun sequence genome has a window encoding:
- the VWA2 gene encoding LOW QUALITY PROTEIN: von Willebrand factor A domain-containing protein 2 (The sequence of the model RefSeq protein was modified relative to this genomic sequence to represent the inferred CDS: substituted 3 bases at 3 genomic stop codons) produces MNFLPLAFIFAFYLPQVLSKSKNVQEIHANQKRIGKISAADQLPWSSAVDILFLLDGSNSVGNSGFNDSKHFAGKLCDALDIDPDRVHVGLIQFTSTPHIEFPLDSYQNKQEVEEGIQSTRFRWGKKKIKQALECILCEGFPGGRNSTVPEILFIISNGKSSKSTTTLATQLKKRGITIFTMGIKSQRLKRLRMLASKPTEQHMFSVEDADGAINNLYSALTGSIYNATAPDPCNSQPCQNGGTCVPEGLDKYHCLFSVGYGGDIHCEPHQSXVSLECGMDLLFLIDSSAGVTLEGFLRYKVFLKSFLQAAVGWDSLIHVGVAQYNTDVRILIEVGQHRDAFSLMKRIDALNFSGGGNVGLNDDRSVTVPDPAVLLAFVAEAKSTVSLCKPNPCLNXGVXILRAGSYHCECHGCEGPHCKSHKPRGDSLRSPGLPPHFCVQWGPRASQHFSRTQS; encoded by the exons ATGAACTTCTTGCCACTTGCGTTCATCTTTGCTTTCTATCTTCCCCAAG TTTTGTCAAAGTCCAAGAATGTACAAGAAATTCATGCCAACCAGAAGAGGATTGGCAAGATTTCAGCTGCTGACCAGC TGCCTTGGAGCT CTGCAGTTGATATCCTTTTTCTCTTGGATGGCTCCAACAGCGTTGGTAACAGCGGCTTTAATGATTCAAAGCACTTCGCAGGCAAACTCTGTGATGCCTTGGACATTGATCCAGACAGG GTCCATGTAGGACTGATACAGTTTACTTCAACTCCCCACATTGAGTTCCCACTGGATTcataccaaaacaaacaagaagtgGAAGAGGGAATCCAGAGCACCAGGTTCAG atggggaaaaaaaaaaatcaaacaggcTCTGGAATGCATTCTCTGCGAGGGCTTCCCGGGTGGCAGAAACTCGACCGTCCCTGAGATCCTGTTCATCATTTCGAATGGAAAGTCCAGTAAAAGTACCACAACACTTGCCACGCAGCTGAAGAAGAGAGGGATCACCATTTTCACAATGGGAATCAAGTCTCAAAG GTTGAAGAGGCTGCGCATGCTGGCCAGCAAGCCCACCGAGCAGCACATGTTCTCTGTTGAAGATGCCGATGGTGCCATCAACAACCTGTACAGCGCCCTCACTGGCTCCATCTACAATGCCACCGCCCCAG ACCCTTGCAACTCCCAGCCGTGCCAGAATGGTGGCACCTGTGTCCCAGAGGGGCTGGACAAATACCACTGCCTGTTCTCAGTCGGGTATGGAGGAGACATCCATTGTGAACCT CACCAAAGCTGAGTGAGCCTTGAGTGTGGCATGGATCTCCTTTTCCTGATAGACAGCTCAGCAGGAGTCACACTGGAGGGGTTCCTACGCTACAAGGTGTTCCTCAAGAGCTTTCTCCAAGCAGCAGTGGGCTGGGACTCACTGATACACGTGGGGGTGGCCCAATACAATACTGATGTCAGGATACTCATTGAGGTGGGACAACACAGGGATGCATTCAGTCTCATGAAGCGCATTGATGCTTTGAATTTCAGTGGAGGAGGAA atgTGGGTCTGAACGACGACCGCTCTGTCACCGTGCCTGAccctgctgttttgcttgcatttGTTGCAGAAGCGAAGAGTACCGTGAGCCTCTGCAAACCCAACCCCTGCCTGAACTAGGGCGTGTGAATCCTCAGGGCTGGAAGCTACCACTGTGAATGCCACGGCTGTGAAGGACCCCACTGCAAGAGCCATAAACCTC GGGGTGACTCTCTGAGATCCCCAGGCCTTCCTCCACACTTCTGTGTGCAGTGGGGACCGAGGGCTTCGCAGCACTTCTCCAGAACCCAAAG